A region of the Litchfieldia alkalitelluris genome:
GCTTAATTATCAAACTCTGATCGAAAGGCATTTAACAACATTGCAGGACGTTCGAGAGAAGGAAAGTGCGTTGAGTGCTGGGATGTGGAAGGACTGGATAAAAGTACAAGAGATTGTCCGAAGCTGTAAGCGAGGGGAGGAAATTGATTATTCCAGTTTTAAGCTTAATTTAGGGATGATTTGTAATTCAATTAGAGTCGACAAGGATCGTTATCTTTGAGGGGAGCAGGGGGACGGTTCTCACGCTTCCCAAGGAAGCGCGAGAACCGTCCCCCTGCTTCCGTGCTTCGACAAAACCTCCCATGGAAAGTTTAGGTAAATAGGCTTATAATATGGTAGATTATGAGTGACTTTTACTATTTAGGGAGGATTTGGGCGAATTGAAGAAGTTATCGTTGTTATTTGTCTTTATGTTGTTATTTAGTACTTTATTTTCGTCGTTTGCTTTTGCAAACGATAACAAAGAGGACAAGCTTAAGCTTGTTGCTTTAGGTGATTCGATTACGTATGGTAGTGGACTAGCAGAGGGGAGTCTGCCTTTTCCTAGTTTAATAGGAAATGGATTCTTTGAGGTGGCCAATAAGGGCGTACCTGGTGCAACTTCAACAGATTTAAAGAATGGGCTAGGAACGGCTGCTGCGGATTTACAAGAAGCAGATGTTGTTACGATTACCATTGGTGGAAATGATCTATTAAGAAACCCTGTAATTGGAGAACTTTTGAGCAATCCAAATCCAACGATTTCACCTGAAGTTATCCAGCAGGAAGTCACTTCAATTGTGACGACATATACTCAAAACATGCAAGCCATTATTACTGGTATTCGTCAACAAACGACGGCACCAATTGTTATTTATACAATTTATAATCCGCTAGCTCCGAGTGATCAGGAGCCAGCAAAATCGATTCATGAACTTGGTGAGCAAATTTTAGCAGCAATGAATAATGTTATCACTATTGGTGGTGCTCAAGCTGGTCTATTAGTTGCAGATGCTCATGGTGCATTTGCTAACAATCAGGCTACATTGCTCGGGAGTGATCTGATTCATCCGAATGAAGCGGGTCATGAAGTATTAGCAGGATTAGCGACTCAATTATTAATCGATTTCATTCAACCAACTGAACCACCAGTAGAAGAAGAGCCAGGGGGTGAACCAGGTGAGGAAAAACCAGTTCTAGTGGCACTTGGAGATTCGATTACGTACGGTCTTTTTCTTGAAGAAGATGTGAGCAAGCCTTCAACACTAGCATTTCCTAACCTTATTGGTGGAGGAAGCCATGAGGTTGTCAATTTCGGTGTACCAGGATTAACTTCTACGCAATTATTAATGGGGTTACAATCAAATTCTGGGAGTCTAGCAGTACTTGCAAATGCTGATTTAGTGACGTTGAATATTGGAAACAATGATCTTTTACAAGTAGCTGGAATCTCTGAAGCCTTTATAAATCAAACTCCGATTCAACTAACGGAGGAGCTTCAACAACAATTAACAGCTGCCTCAGCACAATTTGGGCAGAATTTACAAGCGATTATTGCAACAATCCGTCAGCAAACGGAAGCGCCGATTGTCTTATTTAATATCTATAACCCATTTGGAGCAAGTGAAGATCCATTTGAACAATCATTGCACCTGTTTGGTGAACAAATTGTTCCACTTTTAAACGAAACTATCATTCACCCAGTTGCTGCAATGCCTGGCTTATTAGTAGCTGATGCCTACACAGCGTTTGCTGGTCATCAAGCTGAATTTATTACATTTGATAAAATTCATCCAAATGCGCTAGGTCATCAAGCTTTAGCTGCAGCTGCTGATGCTGCATTAGTTGGCGAACCGCCGGTTGAAGAGGAGCCACCAGCCGAGGAAGAACCACCTGCTGAAGAGCAGCCACCGGTTGACGAAGAACCAGTTGACGAGGATCCAGTGACTGAAGAACCTGTAGAGGAAGATCCTGTCGTGGAAGTACCAACTGATGAAGAGGAAGATAAAACGCCAATCGTTGTAGCTCCTGTTAAAAAAGATACAACTAAAAAAGGAAATGAACTTCCAAACACCGCAACAGCAAGCTATAACTACCTATTACTAGGCGCAGCTCTCTTAATCGCTGGAGCCAGCCTAAAAGCATGGGGGCGGTTCTCACGCTTCTCTGTTCAACGAAGCAATTAAAGAAGCATGGGGACGGTTCTTGCGCTTCTTTGTTTCGGAGGCAATTAAATAGGAATAAAAAAACAGGAAGGGACTTTATTTAAGTCACCTTCCTGTTTTTTTGTTGTGTATAATATATAGAGAAATTCAGTTAAATCCGGCTCCGTAAACGTGATACAGTCACTAGTTTTATCCGTGTTGAGTGTTAAACACAGATCACCAACGCTGAACTCAACAGAAATTAATGTTGACCACCAATGTCCATGGTTGAGAAAAATTCATTCCCCGACGATTGTTCTATTACTAACTGGAAGCATGAGAACCGTCCCCGTGCTTCCTTTTTTCTTATTCAAAGATTGTGTTTGATAGTAGGCGGAATAGGTAGTCTGTGTGATCACGGAAGCCTGGTTCAAGTCCGATGAGTGTTACGTCTTTATTTTGTTCTTGGACAATCACCGCTTGACCGATCGCTTCAGTTCTATTTCTCCAGTGTCCTGCAACAAAGAAGTCTTCTGTGTTTCCGTATGTTGCAATTACATTTGTTTCATTAACATCTGTAAAATAAGCAGGGCGATAAACGAATCCAATATCGTGCTCACCGTAGCCATTTGTAATCGCTGATTCTGACATAGAATAATCAACTTTGACAATCCCGTTACTGTTGCCTCCACCTTTTTTCACTGTTACATTTGTTAATCCAAGTCTTTTAGTTGCATCTGCAGAAAGTGCACCAACTGAAATATATTTTCCACCGTTATCAAGGAAGCTATTTACATTTTCTTTGAAAAGAGTGAGTTGATCAGTATTTAATAACCAGAAATCACGATTTGCCGCACTTGATTGGCTTGTTGATAGTAGGCTACTTGTAGCACTATAAACAAACACATCAAATCCGTCTAACCCTTTTGTTGCGACATCACGTGGGTGAAGTTCTGTCACATCAAATCCTAAGCGCTCAAGAGAAAGCTTTGTACCAGCATGTGATTGGACTTTACCAATTCCGCCATCCTTTAAAATAGCAACTTTAA
Encoded here:
- a CDS encoding SGNH/GDSL hydrolase family protein, which translates into the protein MKKLSLLFVFMLLFSTLFSSFAFANDNKEDKLKLVALGDSITYGSGLAEGSLPFPSLIGNGFFEVANKGVPGATSTDLKNGLGTAAADLQEADVVTITIGGNDLLRNPVIGELLSNPNPTISPEVIQQEVTSIVTTYTQNMQAIITGIRQQTTAPIVIYTIYNPLAPSDQEPAKSIHELGEQILAAMNNVITIGGAQAGLLVADAHGAFANNQATLLGSDLIHPNEAGHEVLAGLATQLLIDFIQPTEPPVEEEPGGEPGEEKPVLVALGDSITYGLFLEEDVSKPSTLAFPNLIGGGSHEVVNFGVPGLTSTQLLMGLQSNSGSLAVLANADLVTLNIGNNDLLQVAGISEAFINQTPIQLTEELQQQLTAASAQFGQNLQAIIATIRQQTEAPIVLFNIYNPFGASEDPFEQSLHLFGEQIVPLLNETIIHPVAAMPGLLVADAYTAFAGHQAEFITFDKIHPNALGHQALAAAADAALVGEPPVEEEPPAEEEPPAEEQPPVDEEPVDEDPVTEEPVEEDPVVEVPTDEEEDKTPIVVAPVKKDTTKKGNELPNTATASYNYLLLGAALLIAGASLKAWGRFSRFSVQRSN